TTCATTTTAATAACAGCCTTTGGCAGATTGCCGTAATTCAAGGTATTTAATATGTAGTCAATTATTTTAAGTCTGCCAGAAGTCTTGCTTTTGTCGATTTTTTCTTTTTTAATAAAGTCTTTGATTTCTTCATAAAAAGTGATGTCCTCTAACTCATCAAAAAATGTATTGATAGATTCAGTGTCTATTTTATCCTCTACATATTTATAAAGGTCTTCAAACATTCTAGTGGCTGCTCCACTGGCAGGAATAAACTTTACGCATTTCAAGTTTGAATAGTCATCACTTATATGTTCACAAGAAGTTAAATGATCTCTTGTTACTGCAGATGCAATACTTACGTACTTTGCTCCCTTTTTAAACCTCTCTATATTTTGGTCCATCACTATCCCCCCATTGTAAAAATAGCCCTAAACGGTGTTAGGGCTTTAATTATCTATTTTTCATATCCATTAGGATTACTCTTATGCCATCTCCAGGCATCTTCAATAATCTTTTCAAGTGAATCAAACTCAGGCTTCCATCCCAACACACTCTTAGCTTTTTCTGATGAAGCAATAAGTGCTGCTGGATCCCCTGCACGTCTTTCTTTAACTTCTGCTGGAATTGGATGGTCTGTTACTTTTCTTGTTGTTTCAATTACCTCTTTCACTGAGTAGCCATTGCCATTTCCAAGGTTAAAGATATCACTATTATTTCCTTTTCTTAGATACTCAAGTGCTCTATAATGAGCTGAAGCAAGGTCCATGACATGAATATAATCTCTTACACATGTTCCATCTTCAGTAGGATAGTCATCTCCAAACATATAAATCTTATCACGCTTTCCAAGTGGTACTTGTAAAATAAGCGGAATAAGGTGTGTTTCCGGATGGTGATCTTCCCCTATTTCACCAGTCTCAAAAGCTCCTGCAGCATTAAAGTATCTAAGAGATACAAACTTGGTGCCATAAGCCTGTTCAAACCACTTCATCATTTTCTCCATGGCAAGTTTCGTCTCACCATAAGTGTTGGTAGGGCTTGTCTCCTCAGATTCCATGATTGGAATACTCTTTGGCTCTCCATATGTCGCTGCTGTTGATGAGAATACAATCTTGTTTACATTGTTCTCTCTCATCACATCAAGAAGGCAAAGCATTCCATAAACATTGTTGCTGTAATATTCATACGGCTTTTCCATACTCTCTCCAACTAGAGAGTTAGCTGCAAAATGAATAACTGCTTCTATATTATGGTTCTTAAAAACTTTGTCCAGTTCACCTTTATCTCTAATATCGATTTTATACAGATGGTCCACTTCAATTGAAGGCTCATGACCACTTTGCATATTATCTACAAC
This Isachenkonia alkalipeptolytica DNA region includes the following protein-coding sequences:
- the galE gene encoding UDP-glucose 4-epimerase GalE, with protein sequence MSILITGGAGYIGSHTVKYFQKQNEEIIVVDNMQSGHEPSIEVDHLYKIDIRDKGELDKVFKNHNIEAVIHFAANSLVGESMEKPYEYYSNNVYGMLCLLDVMRENNVNKIVFSSTAATYGEPKSIPIMESEETSPTNTYGETKLAMEKMMKWFEQAYGTKFVSLRYFNAAGAFETGEIGEDHHPETHLIPLILQVPLGKRDKIYMFGDDYPTEDGTCVRDYIHVMDLASAHYRALEYLRKGNNSDIFNLGNGNGYSVKEVIETTRKVTDHPIPAEVKERRAGDPAALIASSEKAKSVLGWKPEFDSLEKIIEDAWRWHKSNPNGYEK